A window of Candidatus Bathyarchaeota archaeon contains these coding sequences:
- a CDS encoding 4Fe-4S binding protein, with protein MCEFTGFLLLNALAFKYVYPFIETQAIPIPIPVQASLKSAYSLVGGSLDYVQVMLSIPVLPLIPVASFFIAGSILGRFFCGWLCPMGFIQDLILKIRGGNPKINPRHHEMLKKIKFIFLVATLFISFTLALSQFTEHGVKYKRALGPFTTGILFHIQPETTLTFTIPQIVAQYGYGSDLLDFTTIWSPGYLTLLGLSILILFLIGGYLVPWFWCRYICPTGALMGIFAKVSFLGLSRDPSKCTKCGECVSICPMQVRILDMPWEKINDQECTLCLECVGACPTGALSPKLS; from the coding sequence ATGTGCGAATTCACTGGATTCCTCCTGCTAAATGCTCTCGCATTCAAGTACGTCTATCCCTTTATCGAGACTCAGGCTATTCCAATACCTATTCCCGTGCAAGCAAGCTTAAAGTCTGCATATAGTCTAGTCGGAGGGTCACTTGATTACGTTCAGGTTATGCTCTCCATACCTGTCCTCCCATTGATACCGGTCGCTTCATTCTTCATCGCAGGTTCCATCCTAGGAAGATTCTTCTGTGGATGGTTATGCCCCATGGGGTTCATTCAGGATCTTATCCTCAAGATTAGAGGGGGTAACCCTAAGATTAATCCCAGACATCATGAAATGTTGAAAAAGATAAAATTCATCTTTCTGGTTGCGACACTCTTCATTTCATTTACGTTAGCTCTATCCCAGTTTACAGAGCATGGTGTAAAATATAAGAGGGCTCTAGGCCCTTTTACGACTGGCATCCTATTCCATATTCAGCCGGAGACCACACTTACATTCACAATACCTCAAATAGTGGCTCAATACGGCTATGGCTCTGACCTTCTAGACTTCACAACTATTTGGTCGCCAGGCTACCTGACCTTGCTCGGCCTTTCGATTTTGATACTCTTCCTCATCGGAGGCTACTTAGTTCCATGGTTCTGGTGTAGGTACATATGTCCTACGGGGGCTCTCATGGGAATATTTGCGAAGGTTAGTTTCCTAGGGCTGTCAAGAGATCCTTCAAAATGTACAAAATGTGGCGAGTGTGTCTCTATCTGCCCTATGCAGGTTAGAATACTAGATATGCCATGGGAGAAAATAAATGATCAGGAATGTACCTTATGCCTTGAATGTGTAGGCGCATGTCCTACTGGAGCATTATCTCCGAAACTCTCGTAG
- a CDS encoding Hsp20/alpha crystallin family protein, translating to MDRMFEEMFREIAGTLPKELIRERRLPDGSTVRQVGPIVYGYSMSLGPDGKPVIREFGNVKPSLGRTAFGPPKPSLTVKEEREPLVDVIVEGDTVRVVAELPGVEKTDINLQTTENEMTISVDTTQRKYYKVLELPAPVDPESPKASYKNGVLEVILKRKKPTPKGKEIKIE from the coding sequence ATGGATAGAATGTTTGAAGAAATGTTCAGAGAGATCGCTGGAACCCTGCCAAAAGAACTCATTAGGGAACGTAGGCTTCCAGACGGTAGCACAGTAAGACAGGTTGGACCTATAGTCTACGGATACTCCATGAGTCTAGGACCAGACGGAAAACCTGTCATAAGAGAGTTTGGAAACGTGAAACCTTCTCTTGGAAGAACAGCCTTCGGACCACCCAAACCGAGCCTCACAGTGAAAGAGGAGCGTGAACCTCTAGTCGACGTCATTGTGGAGGGCGACACCGTCAGAGTTGTAGCTGAGCTGCCAGGAGTCGAAAAGACGGACATAAACCTTCAGACCACAGAGAATGAAATGACCATATCCGTAGATACCACTCAAAGAAAATACTATAAAGTCTTGGAACTGCCCGCACCCGTAGACCCCGAGAGTCCCAAAGCATCGTATAAGAATGGAGTGTTAGAAGTCATCCTCAAAAGGAAGAAACCTACACCAAAAGGGAAAGAGATAAAGATAGAGTAG
- a CDS encoding ParB/RepB/Spo0J family partition protein translates to MSEYIKEIELKRIQPNRLNPREEFRKEALDELADSIAHVGLLQPLIVRPVDKGYEVVVGERRYRASHQAGLEKVPAIVRNYTDDQVIELNLIENIHREDLSAVEKGRTCLKLMEMFPEKYPNEESVAKRVGVSQLTVKDWMKLVTDMPAKVQRLVAPETVSRRVPEGKLEYTTAVRIARKIKEPRKQLKVAETLVKKGIRGVVARQIVSEVARKPEKPIEEIVKEVVESQVRIPFRLGTIESVLNGTKTQISLKGLDSKVRKDSIVKADLYEPHFADIRIKDVLRKRLGDFTEEDAKREGGYTLEEFKKMWEDTYGEGSWDPDERVDVVRFEVTKLNPKFEELRRRISTRFLLK, encoded by the coding sequence ATGTCTGAGTATATCAAAGAGATAGAGTTGAAGAGGATACAGCCGAACAGGTTGAACCCTAGAGAAGAGTTTAGGAAAGAAGCCCTGGATGAGTTAGCTGACAGCATAGCACATGTAGGTCTTCTCCAGCCTCTAATAGTCAGGCCGGTTGATAAGGGGTATGAAGTTGTTGTAGGTGAGAGGCGATATAGAGCTTCACATCAAGCCGGCCTTGAAAAGGTACCCGCAATTGTAAGGAACTACACAGACGACCAAGTAATAGAGTTGAATCTCATAGAGAACATACATAGGGAGGACCTGAGCGCAGTTGAGAAGGGAAGGACCTGCCTGAAGTTAATGGAAATGTTTCCAGAGAAGTATCCTAACGAAGAGTCCGTTGCCAAACGTGTTGGCGTTAGCCAATTGACCGTCAAAGACTGGATGAAGCTCGTAACAGATATGCCGGCGAAGGTTCAGAGACTGGTAGCTCCGGAGACAGTCTCAAGAAGAGTCCCTGAAGGTAAGCTGGAGTATACGACAGCGGTGAGGATAGCTAGGAAGATCAAGGAGCCGAGGAAACAGTTGAAAGTGGCTGAGACTCTAGTGAAGAAAGGGATTAGAGGGGTTGTCGCCAGACAGATAGTAAGCGAGGTTGCGAGGAAACCTGAAAAACCGATTGAAGAGATTGTGAAGGAGGTGGTGGAATCTCAAGTCAGAATACCTTTCAGGCTTGGCACAATTGAAAGTGTGCTAAACGGAACAAAGACACAAATATCACTGAAGGGTCTCGACTCAAAAGTTCGTAAAGACTCCATAGTTAAAGCAGATCTCTACGAACCTCATTTTGCGGATATTAGGATCAAAGATGTCCTGAGAAAGAGACTTGGAGACTTTACTGAGGAGGACGCGAAGAGGGAGGGAGGTTACACATTAGAAGAATTCAAGAAGATGTGGGAAGATACCTATGGTGAAGGCAGCTGGGATCCAGATGAAAGGGTTGATGTCGTTCGATTCGAAGTGACAAAACTCAACCCAAAATTTGAAGAGTTAAGAAGAAGGATAAGTACAAGGTTTCTGCTCAAGTGA